One Cryptomeria japonica chromosome 9, Sugi_1.0, whole genome shotgun sequence genomic window carries:
- the LOC131038417 gene encoding uncharacterized protein LOC131038417, with protein sequence MEFRDTGCCKDDKVWAGGEEYPDSITGRVDDEEEELSFCDLVTERADLKSYGESSVQKEDFGFDLDLGACNSMAFVISPADDLFHKGRLLPLNFIRHEKSRLLNEKVQAWRRDSTNFIGFNSRQSQDLRRPSVYSDKILRQGNSTSKPPNSDSKICFKWQQIFSMGLVKAPPIKVEEMRPKQGKPKNDGLEYTFLKRRALSFQQKSVSVRDNLSVKKARTHSSWWMLGPLKSFNSCKFSSNSVMDCLSGVGKSPSKMLSIEADQNSLSLAQDSVK encoded by the coding sequence ATGGAATTTCGAGATACAGGTTGTTGTAAGGATGATAAAGTATGGGCCGGTGGAGAAGAGTACCCGGATTCGATCACGGGACGTGTCGACGACGAAGAGGAGGAACTTTCCTTCTGCGATCTCGTCACAGAACGGGCGGATTTGAAAAGTTACGGAGAATCTTCAGTCCAAAAAGAGGATTTTGGCTTCGATTTGGACTTGGGCGCGTGCAATTCCATGGCGTTTGTCATTTCCCCCGCAGACGATCTCTTTCACAAAGGCCGCCTCCTTCCTCTCAACTTTATCCGCCATGAAAAAAGCCGGCTGTTAAATGAAAAAGTGCAGGCATGGAGAAGAGATTCGACTAATTTTATTGGCTTTAACTCTCGTCAATCTCAAGATCTACGAAGACCATCTGTTTACTCTGACAAAATATTAAGGCAGGGTAATTCTACATCAAAGCCGCCCAATTCTGATAGTAAGATTTGCTTCAAATGGCAGCAGATTTTTAGTATGGGATTAGTGAAAGCGCCTCCGATAAAGGTTGAAGAGATGCGTCCCAAACAAGGGAAGCCCAAAAATGATGGATTGGAATATACTTTTCTTAAGCGAAGGGCTCTAAGTTTTCAACAGAAATCAGTGTCTGTGAGAGATAATTTATCGGTTAAAAAGGCCCGAACGCACAGCAGTTGGTGGATGTTGGGACCATTAAAATCTTTCAACAGTTGTAAATTTTCCTCCAATTCTGTGATGGATTGCTTGTCTGGAGTTGGAAAGAGCCCTAGTAAAATGCTTTCCATTGAAGCCGATCAGAATTCATTGAGTTTAGCCCAGGATTCTGTCAAATGA